A window of Pedobacter lusitanus contains these coding sequences:
- a CDS encoding putative signal transducing protein codes for MDKIVVFKVFYNPIEANIVKSRLIDAGIQCFLSDEHTITLNPLYTQALGGVKLHLFQRDAAMAGSILEETIPAIEESGEGDGEYVCPNCGSHHVGYVQATKKRFSILTMFVSILFMVTRLM; via the coding sequence ATGGATAAGATTGTTGTATTTAAAGTTTTCTATAATCCTATAGAAGCCAATATTGTAAAATCGAGATTAATAGATGCCGGAATTCAGTGCTTTTTATCTGATGAGCATACGATTACGCTTAACCCTCTCTATACACAAGCTCTTGGAGGGGTAAAACTCCATCTTTTTCAAAGGGATGCTGCTATGGCTGGAAGTATACTGGAAGAAACAATTCCAGCCATAGAAGAATCAGGAGAAGGTGACGGAGAATATGTTTGTCCCAATTGTGGGTCTCATCATGTCGGTTACGTTCAGGCAACTAAAAAGCGGTTCAGTATCTTAACGATGTTCGTTTCAATATTATTTATGGTTACCCGTTTAATGTGA
- a CDS encoding ABC transporter permease — protein METTKSYFLMDMGVMLGRSMRHILRSMDTIVTVTIMPVALMLLFVYVLGGAIQTGTDNYVNYLLPGIMLIAVANSVGYTSFRLFTDVQRGIFERFHSMPIARSAALWGHVMTSLVSNVISVIVIIIVALLMGFRSPAGVLSWLAVSGILALFTLALTWIAAIAGLSAKSVDGAIAIAYPIHFLPLISSAFVPTRSMPAGVRAFAENQPVTSIVETIRALLSNQPVGNEIWIALAWCTGIMFVACFFAMSIYKKRG, from the coding sequence ATGGAAACGACAAAAAGTTATTTTCTTATGGATATGGGTGTAATGCTTGGACGGTCCATGCGCCATATTCTTCGCAGCATGGATACCATCGTTACGGTTACTATCATGCCTGTTGCATTAATGTTGTTGTTCGTCTATGTGCTGGGCGGTGCAATTCAGACCGGAACAGACAACTATGTAAATTACCTGCTGCCTGGTATAATGTTAATTGCTGTTGCAAACAGTGTGGGTTATACTTCCTTCCGCTTGTTTACCGATGTGCAGCGGGGAATATTCGAGCGCTTTCATTCCATGCCAATTGCCCGTTCGGCTGCGCTTTGGGGACATGTCATGACCTCATTGGTATCCAACGTTATATCAGTTATTGTAATCATTATTGTAGCCCTTCTGATGGGTTTCCGTTCACCGGCCGGAGTATTATCATGGCTCGCCGTGTCCGGTATACTCGCACTTTTCACATTGGCCCTGACCTGGATCGCTGCGATTGCGGGATTGTCTGCAAAATCAGTAGATGGTGCAATTGCCATTGCTTATCCGATTCACTTTCTGCCTTTAATCAGCTCCGCATTTGTACCAACCAGATCAATGCCAGCGGGTGTTCGTGCTTTTGCTGAAAATCAACCTGTCACATCCATCGTGGAAACTATCCGTGCGCTGCTGTCAAATCAGCCGGTGGGCAATGAAATATGGATAGCTCTCGCCTGGTGCACAGGAATTATGTTTGTGGCCTGTTTCTTTGCGATGAGCATATATAAAAAACGGGGATAA
- a CDS encoding ABC transporter ATP-binding protein, whose amino-acid sequence MLQNEIAILAQGLKKSYKNTPVLTEVNFQVKKGSIFALLGSNGAGKTTIVKILTTLLKQDSGNAIVNGFDVLTSPDNVRRSISLTGQFVAVDEILTGRENLIMIARLRHLSKPHQVTDDLLKRFGLTVAADRRVSTYSGGMRRRLDIAMSLVGKPQLIFLDEPTTGLDPEVRIEFWQIVRELADSGMTVFLTTQHLDEAEQLADQIAILHEGRIIANGTLAELKKLFPTAKVEYIEKQPTLEEIFLAIVGKKEEN is encoded by the coding sequence ATGTTGCAAAATGAAATCGCCATTTTGGCACAAGGATTAAAAAAATCCTATAAAAACACACCTGTGTTGACAGAAGTAAATTTCCAGGTAAAAAAAGGCAGTATTTTCGCCTTGCTTGGCTCCAACGGTGCAGGTAAAACAACAATTGTAAAAATCCTGACCACGCTGCTGAAACAAGATAGCGGAAACGCTATTGTAAACGGATTTGATGTTTTAACAAGTCCTGATAATGTTCGGCGGTCAATCAGCCTGACCGGGCAGTTTGTTGCTGTGGATGAGATATTGACCGGGCGGGAAAACCTGATCATGATAGCCAGATTAAGACATCTCAGCAAACCTCATCAGGTGACAGACGATCTGCTGAAACGTTTCGGTTTGACGGTTGCCGCAGATCGCAGGGTTTCTACCTATTCGGGAGGAATGCGCCGCAGACTTGACATTGCCATGAGCCTTGTAGGAAAACCGCAGCTCATCTTCCTTGATGAACCAACCACCGGACTTGACCCGGAAGTACGCATTGAGTTTTGGCAGATTGTCAGAGAGCTTGCCGATAGCGGTATGACAGTATTCCTGACCACCCAGCATCTGGATGAGGCCGAACAGCTTGCGGATCAGATTGCTATTCTGCATGAAGGTAGAATTATCGCCAATGGCACACTTGCGGAGCTCAAAAAGCTGTTCCCGACTGCAAAAGTAGAGTATATTGAAAAACAGCCGACACTGGAGGAGATATTTCTTGCCATTGTTGGTAAAAAGGAGGAAAACTAA
- a CDS encoding helix-turn-helix domain-containing protein: MLNTKMIGNRIAEGRRKINISQAELAQRLFISSQAVGKWERGESMPDITTFNRLAEILGVDLNYFSENFQSETAEPVSVESPDKRSGELPSGPAISGKKLSWDMSNGNWVDADFSGLKNLHEKFSSSNIQRCLFIDSDLSGLLLKGNHVDSCNFSDSDISNSHIHNSHLDKNLFRNCSLEETEFSKSHIKSCDFSGTNFTAVEFKYSGFEKNTVTNSLWNRTSFIDTHIADTTFNGTLEDCYFEDCGFTRVIFQQSTLIHTFFKNRSLKGVQFIDCQADRLTFEFLKNGKADLTGITLLTS, from the coding sequence ATGTTAAATACTAAAATGATTGGTAACAGAATTGCAGAAGGGCGCAGGAAAATAAACATTTCCCAGGCCGAACTTGCACAGCGCCTGTTCATCAGTTCCCAGGCAGTTGGCAAGTGGGAACGCGGAGAATCGATGCCGGATATCACAACTTTTAATCGTCTTGCAGAAATCCTGGGTGTTGACCTTAACTATTTCTCAGAAAACTTCCAGTCGGAAACTGCCGAACCAGTATCTGTTGAGTCTCCGGATAAACGATCCGGTGAATTACCGTCCGGTCCCGCAATATCAGGAAAAAAGCTCAGCTGGGATATGTCAAATGGAAACTGGGTAGATGCAGATTTCTCCGGACTGAAAAATCTGCATGAAAAATTCAGCTCTTCGAACATACAGCGTTGTTTGTTCATTGATTCTGATTTATCAGGACTTCTTTTAAAAGGCAACCATGTTGACAGCTGTAATTTCTCTGATTCCGATATCAGCAACAGCCATATTCACAATTCTCACTTAGACAAGAACCTGTTCAGAAATTGTTCTCTGGAAGAAACCGAATTTTCAAAAAGCCATATCAAAAGCTGCGATTTCTCTGGCACCAACTTTACCGCAGTGGAGTTTAAATATAGCGGATTCGAGAAAAACACAGTGACGAATTCGCTGTGGAATCGCACCTCTTTTATTGATACGCATATCGCCGATACAACCTTCAATGGTACATTGGAAGACTGCTATTTTGAAGATTGCGGATTTACCAGGGTGATATTTCAGCAATCAACGCTTATTCATACTTTCTTTAAAAACAGGAGTTTGAAAGGAGTTCAGTTTATAGACTGTCAGGCAGACCGGCTGACCTTCGAATTCCTGAAAAACGGGAAAGCAGACTTAACCGGTATCACCTTGTTAACATCATAA
- a CDS encoding M20 metallopeptidase family protein has protein sequence MKRLVLTLTCFIISISVSSAQELKSKNVTPKKNLTHEVIQLETDHIFKKLVEIRRDFHENPELAGHEIRTQKIIKQYLLDLGLEVDTNIYGHGVLGILKGGQKGKKVAWRAEMDALPNDYPDKVAFKSKRKGVQHGCGHDIHMAIALGIAEVLAKNKNSLSGTVYFIFQPEEETFIGAKGMLNNGLLSKISPDEIYGLHVSALPAGQIMVKPNEMFAYQKRISIMLKNELSDEEAKVLTKKIHSFLSRASTGSKPWEIQKMVDPKIGLMNPGTIFRDYLIVDQNFTISSKNDQLLLEAYLYETDSSRLKDIIPKIKQVIAASGYKDQLLSVSFIQENPTVINDKQLTGIATETLEHIYKKGIVTTAYGQIPFFNDDFAYFQQKIPGVFFFLGGSNFNKGMVAMNHSPGFEVDEESIRTGVKCFSSLILERLSKN, from the coding sequence ATGAAAAGACTTGTACTCACATTAACGTGTTTTATCATTTCAATTTCTGTCTCCTCTGCACAGGAACTAAAAAGTAAAAATGTAACACCGAAAAAGAACTTAACTCACGAAGTTATTCAACTCGAAACCGATCACATTTTTAAAAAGCTGGTGGAAATCAGGAGAGATTTTCATGAAAACCCAGAGTTGGCAGGTCACGAAATACGCACGCAAAAGATTATAAAACAATATTTGCTTGATTTAGGGCTTGAAGTTGATACAAATATTTACGGTCATGGTGTCCTTGGAATTTTAAAAGGAGGACAAAAAGGGAAAAAGGTTGCCTGGAGAGCAGAAATGGACGCTCTGCCTAATGATTATCCTGATAAAGTAGCTTTCAAATCCAAAAGAAAAGGTGTTCAGCATGGTTGTGGTCATGATATACATATGGCCATTGCCCTGGGAATAGCTGAAGTGCTTGCAAAAAACAAAAACTCTTTAAGCGGAACGGTATACTTTATATTTCAACCTGAAGAAGAGACATTTATTGGAGCCAAAGGAATGCTTAACAACGGTTTACTCTCAAAAATAAGTCCCGATGAGATTTATGGATTACATGTAAGTGCATTACCGGCCGGACAAATTATGGTCAAGCCCAATGAAATGTTCGCCTACCAGAAAAGAATAAGCATCATGCTAAAAAATGAATTATCGGATGAAGAAGCAAAAGTATTAACAAAAAAAATCCACAGCTTTTTATCCCGTGCAAGTACAGGTAGTAAGCCCTGGGAAATACAAAAAATGGTTGATCCAAAAATTGGATTGATGAACCCCGGTACAATTTTCAGGGATTACCTGATCGTAGATCAGAATTTCACTATCTCTTCTAAAAATGATCAGCTCCTCCTGGAAGCATATTTATATGAGACGGATTCATCCAGGCTGAAAGACATAATTCCTAAAATCAAGCAGGTCATAGCAGCCAGTGGTTATAAAGATCAATTGCTTTCTGTTTCATTTATCCAGGAAAATCCGACAGTTATCAATGACAAACAATTAACCGGCATCGCAACAGAAACTCTCGAACACATTTATAAAAAAGGCATAGTCACTACTGCTTATGGTCAAATCCCTTTTTTCAATGATGACTTTGCCTATTTTCAACAGAAAATACCTGGTGTTTTCTTCTTTCTTGGGGGTTCCAACTTTAATAAAGGAATGGTTGCCATGAATCACTCTCCGGGTTTTGAGGTTGATGAAGAAAGTATCAGAACAGGAGTCAAATGTTTTTCATCCTTAATTCTGGAACGTCTGAGTAAAAACTAA